GTCTCTATATATACAGCATCCGATGCTGTATCAGCAAGCAAGAAAATGCAATGAAGCAACCAAAACCGGCCATAACGCGGCCCATCCGTGGCCGAATCGTCGCCGGTCAAAGACGATTATAATCAATGTTGATAACAATTCAAATGTAATTCATATCCGAATCGTCCCTGTCGGTCCCTGATTGTCCCGAATCGTCCCGCTCCGTACCTGATCGTCCCTGTCGGTCCCTGTCGATACTTTGTAGTCCCTATCGGTCCCTGTCCGTCCCGCATCATTTTGAAAATGTTGTGTTTATCCGATGAAGGCGATTATCATTGCCATCCATGGAGGAACACATGGCACTTGAATCCGATTCGAACGTGGTCTTCATCGATCAACATTCCCTGGCCAACCGCTGGGGAATGGCCACAAAAACACTCCGAAACTGGAGGTATATGAAATATGGACCTGGATTTATCAAGATCGGGAAGAAGGT
The DNA window shown above is from Magnetococcales bacterium and carries:
- a CDS encoding DNA-binding protein gives rise to the protein MALESDSNVVFIDQHSLANRWGMATKTLRNWRYMKYGPGFIKIGKKVLYSMNDVVAFERMNRTGTSHELHSGIDLIKHADLSHE